The Kosmotoga olearia TBF 19.5.1 sequence TATATAAGCCTTTTTCCTGTGGAGGTATGAAGGTTTTTCCCCCATGCCGGTTACATAGACTATTCTCGAACAGCCAGTTTTTATTAGATGTTCAACGGCTTTATTTGCTCCACCGTAATTGTCTGAAGATACCGTGACGAAATCGTACTCTTTCATGAGATTCTCTCCAACGAGGATGGAAGGTATGGAATTTATCTTTAGCGTTTCCAGTAGTTCACGTTCGTAAATGCCCTCGAAAACGATGAGACCATCAAGAAGTCCGGAGTTCATATAGTCCACAAAGAGGGATTTACCTTGAGAGTCAAGCAGATTGAAAATAACACTACGGTAGTTCTGAGTCTTGAGCCATTCGACAGCTGCTCTTATACATTCTCCATAAAACGGTGAGATGATGAAGTCTTCATTTGATTTTACGAGAAAACCAATTGTTCTGGATTTCCCCCCTGCAAGCACTCTTGCCACAAATCTCGGGCGGTAATTAAGTTTTTTCATGGTTTCCATGATCAGGTTTAATGTTTCGGGGTTAACCTTTTCAGGGTGGTTTATTGCCCGGGATACAGTCATCTTTGAAACTCCCGCGGCTTTGGCAACCATTTCGATTGTTGGTTGAACCGTTTTCACCATCCACCCTCCTCATGTTACCGGTAACATTATCTCATAATACAATAGATTTTCCAAAGTTATTTAGCAAGGATTAACTCATGTCACAAATGAAGTATGGTGGTTAAAAGGGTTTAGGTTTACTGACGGATAACATTCTCACGAAGTCAACTTCGATTTGTTTTCGTATCGGACTTTATCATGAAAACAAAGATAAAAGCAATTGCAAATGAGACTGCCGCGGTGATAAACATCGAGCCAAACCCTAAGAAATCAACGAAAAACCCGAATATTAGAGGTCCGAGTATCGCCGCTAACGATGAGAAGAAATAATATATGCCGGTGTATGTTCCCACTTTTTCTTCTGTTGTTGTTTCCACCACCATAGGATAAGAGTTTATGTTTATGCATGCCCAGAAGAACCCGCCTATCGCAAAAAGGAGCATCATAACTACGTTATATGGCATCCCGAATACGCTGGTTGTTGTTCTAACGATTGCTAGAAGTCCAAAAACAATGAAGAGCCCTGCCACACCAACTAAAATTGTTCTTTTCTTTCCGAACTTTGTAGCTATAAAGCCACTCGGGATGGCAAAGACGAGGAAAGCTGCTGCAAAACTGCTGAGGATTATAGAACCGGTACTTTCTTTTATTTTGAGGAAATGAACACTATAATTACTAAAAGTTGCTTCCACTCCCTGATAGCCAACAAACCAGAAGAATATGGCTAAAAGTATATATAGAGCTGTCTTGTCTTTACTGACAAAAATCTCTTTTATTGAAGATATCAGGCCAATTTTTTGCTCTTCATTTGTGGTAACGGTGATGTTCTTTGGTTCCTTTATAAAGATGTACAGCATAGCCAGAGCAAGGAACATCAAAATGGCAGTAGCAATGAACGGAAGATTTTTGTTTATATCGTACAGTACAGCCCCGACGGAAAGGACCAGAACGGAAGCCAATCCACCCATGAAGTTTATTATTCCATTGGCTTTGCTACGCAAGGGCCTTGGTGTTATATCCGGCATAAGGGCAACTGTTGGTGCTCTATAAATTGCCATAGCGAGGTTAAAGGATATTAGGATAATCATCAGGGAAGTAAAACTACTGTATTGAGGCAAAAGAGCAAAAAGGATGGCTGAGATGGGAATACCTATGAGCAAGTACGGCATTCTTCTTCCAAATCGGGTATTTGTCCTATCGCTAAGACTTCCAAAAACAGGAATCAGGGTAATAGCCAGAATATTGTCCAGAGTCATGATGGAGTTTATCCAGAACTGACTCTTGATGTAGGTTTTCAAGAAAAGCGGGATGTAGTAGTTATAAAGTGGCCAGGTAAGACTGATAGCAAAAAAACCAAGCCCAAGAATGAATGTTTTCTTGTAATCCAGTTTCAATTGACACTCCCCCCTGCAATATATGATGATTAGAAAAAACACATTGATTATATCATTTGAGGGAGAACCGAAATCCGGTGTTCGAGAATCGAGAACCGAGAGAATGCTATGCTGCTGACGTGCAGAACTTCGTTCCGGAGACTCACAACGTTGACGCTTGCGAGGCTGAGGCTGCGGACGCTGTCAGTTAATAAAGCGACACGAACCGCAAGCGGTTGACACGAACTCCTGTGGAGTTGTTCCGAACCACTACGTGGTTGTCTCGGTGTGCCCGGCATGACATACAACTATAGGGTGAAAGTCCCGAATGCGGGGAGCGAGATAAGCATTAGCTGAGGGCAAGGGTGTCACTGGTAACGGTGAATCTGAAGGAAGCCTAAGGCAAAATCTGGAACTGAACGAAAGTGAACCAGTGTTGGCCGGTAGAGAGGGTAACCTTGCCGAGAATGGGTAAGCCCGAGCTCCAACTCTACAGGTTTGGATGGCAGGATTCGGATGAAAGCTGTATGTCTTACCCGGGGAAGTCCTCACTCGTCCCAAAATGGGTAAGCCGGAACAAGGGGAGACCCAAGGACTGGTGAAGCGGAGGAGGATGGCAGACGAACCCGTAGTAGTGTTGAACCTCTCTGAAAGGAGAAGGGACTATCGCCTTGAGCGATGGGGGTAACAGGAACCGAAAGGGCCTGTTACTTGCGAAGGGGGGAAGGATTGAGGAAATGGCACAAAGGGAAGCGAGTATAACAGGAGTCCGTAACGGAGGCTGAAATGCTAACGACGGTTGAGAATAGCCGGGGCAGGTAAGTAACCATTGCAAAGATAGGAAGATTCCCGGGGGGGGGGTAAAGAATCCAATCTTTGGATGGGAGAAGAAACCGATTCTGTTATATGCGACTTATCCGGAAGGCCATACAGGAGGAAACATGAGGAAGTACTACAGTCTTATTGACAAAGTTTATCTGGAAGCGAACCTGGTCAAAGCATATCACAAGGTGCGGAAGAACAACGGAGCACCTGGGATAGATGGAGTAACGGTTCAGGAGTATGGAGAAAACCTTCTGGAAAGGATTAAGAAACTCAGCGAAAAGTTGCGAAAAGGAGAATACCGGCCTTCACCGGTAAAAAGGGTAGAAATCCCGAAAGGAAATGGGAAGACACGTATGCTCGGGATACCGACGGTAGAGGATCGAATAGTACAACAATCGCTGAAAGAAATAATGGAACCAATCTTTGAGGAAGGATTTCATCCTTCAAGTTATGGATACAGGAAAGGAAGGAATCCACACCAGGCAGTAGAGAAAGCCTATGCCTTCGCGTGCAAATACAAAATGAAATACGTGGTACAGTTAGACCTTAGTCAATGCTTTGACACCTTAGACCACGAAAAGATGATAGACGCAGTAGCGGAAAGAATAAGCGATGGCAAAATATTGAGACTAATAAGAAGTTTCCTCAAAAGTGGAGTCATAACAGACCAATACCAACCCAGTGAGATGGGAAGTCCACAGGGCGGAGTAATAAGCCCCCTGCTATCCAACATCTATCTGAACAAATTTGACCAGAAAATGATGGCCAGAGGAATAAGGATAGTGAGATATGCAGATGACATACTAATCTTCGCAAAGAGCTACAAAAGCGCGGAAAAATATCTGAGAATAGCTATCCGAATACTGGAAAAAGAGCTGAAATTGAAGGTCAACAAAGAAAAGACGAGAATAACCACGATAGATGATGGAATCGAATTTCTTGGATTCACCATACAAAAAGGCAAAATACGAATCCAGGAAAAGAAAATAAAGAGGTTCAAAGCCAAAGCAAAAACACTCACCCGAAGAAACCAATGTACACCGATCGGAGAGATAATAAAACGACTAAACCAATTGCTGAGAGGCTTCAGCAATTACTACAAAATAATCGACTGGGTGGGAGTATTCAGAGACCTCATGGGTTGGATAAGAAGGAGATTGAGAGCCATAATCCTGCGACAATGGAAAACGACAAAGAAACTACGCAGGGTGATGAGACAAAAAGGATACAGAGGCGAAATATCCGGAATAAGAATGAACAAATGGAGAAGCTCTCGATCGCGATTGGTCAGTAGACTACTGCCTAACAAATATTTTCAGAAGATAGGGCTGTATGATATGAAGCTTTCACATGTACCACTGTCGGAGAATCCGATACTCAATCCATGAGCCGTGTACGTTGGCCCGTACGCACGGTTCTGTGAGAGGACGGGGGGATTCCCCCGGGTCTGTTAGCAATTTTGTGTAAACTCCCTCCGAAATATGAGAAAATAACAAAAAGCTAAGGAGGGAGAACAGTGGGAAACTTTGACAAAGAAGCAATGAAGAGATTGGTACGAGAGAGGAAATTAAAGACAACAGAAGACGCGGAAAATCTTGTAAAAGAATTATTTGGAGACATCATTAAAGAGATGCTGGAAACGGAACTTGAAGAAGAACTGGGCTATTCCAAGCATGACTATAGGAACAAAGAAACGGATAACTCCCGAAACGGTTATTCGAAAAAAACAGTGAATACCTCATATGGCAAAATAGAGCTTTCAATTCCCAGGGATCGAAAAGGTGAATTCGAACCAATAGTGGTTAAAAAGCACCAGCGAAGCATAGCTTCCATAGAGGACCAGATATTGTCTATGTATGCCCGGGGAATGACATACAGGGACATACAGGCACATCTTAAGGACATATACGGCTCTGAATTGTCAACTGAAAGCATAAGCAGGATAACAGACAAGATAATACCCATCGTTTCCGAATGGAGAAACAGACCCCTTGAAGAGGTATATACCATAATCTACATGGATGCTATCTTTTTCAAAGTCTCTGAGAACAACCAGATAAGAAATAAGGCTTTGTATATAGCCTTTGGGATAAATCTGGAAGGAATGAAAGATGTCCTAGGAATGTGGATAGCTCAGAGTGAAGGTTCAAAATACTGGCTTGGTGTGCTAAATGAGCTGAAAAACCGAGGTGTCAAAGGAGTGATGTTCTTTTCAATAGACGGATTAAAGGGAATGGAAGAGGCAATAGAAGCGGTATATCCCCAGGCTAAAATCCAGAGATGCGTAGTACACCAGATAAGATATTCCATGAAATTTGTATCCTGGAAAGACAAAAAGAAATTCGCTGCTGACCTGAAATCGGTATACACAGCAGACACAAGAGAAGCAGCATGGAACGCCCTTATGGCTTTTGAAGAGAAATGGGGAGAAAAGTATCCTTTCAGCATTAAAAGCTGGAAAGACAACTGGGAATCCCTCACGACCTATTTCGAATATCCCAAAGAGATTAGAAAATTGATTTACACAACCAATCCAATAGAATCCCTGAACAGCCAACTCAGGAAGGTAACAAAGAACAGAGGTGTTTTTCCCAATGACATGGCTCTCATGAAACTGGCATATCTCGCCATTAACAATATAACTAGAAAATGGACCGTGAGAATAAATGAATGGGATAAAATCCTTGCCACTTTGATGATAGAATTTGATTGGGTGAAATCCTATGTCTGATCTTTTCCGGAGTTTGGGGTTTACACAAAATATGTGACACGCCCGATTCCCCCCCTCCTACTCGATAACTGCTTCGCAGTTGACTAGGAGAGATCCTGAACTTGATTCAGGATCTATTGTCCTTGTTTTCTCGGATCTCAATTAACTAAATTCCAATTTCCAACATCTGGTCTTGTTCTTTTTTTACACCGAAGACACGTATCAACTCCAAAGGAGTTCGTACCACCGGTGGAGCCGGTCGTACCAATCCCGAAGGGATTCGCAGCGGCAGCGAGCTGCATTCTCGACTTCTCGATTATTGATCAAGTCTGGAATGACCTTCGTAAACGTTCTCGGATCTCGAACACCGGATCTCGGTTTTTGTATTAGCGCCTACTTTTTTCTCTCGAGTGATAGAATCTTACTGAACCCAAATAAATCGGGGTGATGTTATGAACTTTTACAGTCCTAAACTAAAGGCAAAGTTCTGGATACCCGTGAAAGAAATTGAAGAAGAGGCGATGCAGCAAATCAGGAATCTTTCGGAAATTCCAGACGTTTTTAGATGGATAGCAGTAATGCCGGATGTTCATCCGGGTTATGGTATGCCCATAGGCTGTGTAGTAGCGCTGAAGGAAAATGTTATTCCTTATGCCGTTGGTATGGATATAGGATGTGGGGTTGTTACTGTCAAAACAGACCTAACCGCAGACATGGTGATGAAATATCGCCAGCAGATACTCAAGTTATTTCTTGAAAAAATACCTGTTGGCTTCAAGTGGAGAAAAAAAGCACTCGCAAGTGATTTCTGGAAGCGAGAACCCGCCGGGCCCATCACTGAAAGGGAACGAAAAAATGCCGAAAAGCAGCTTGGAACCCTTGGAGGAGGAAACCATTTTATAGAGATTCAAAAGGATGAGCTTGGGAATATTTACCTTACAGTGCATAGCGGTTCGCGTAACCTTGGAAAACAGGTAGCGAGTTATTATGACAAAATCGCCAGGGAATACTGTAAAAAGCGGGGCATAAAGCCACCTCCCGGGCTGGCCTGGTTGCCGAGGAATAGCAAATCCGGAAGACAATATCTTGCAGAGATGGAGTTTTGCATGGCCTTCGCTTCAGAAAATCGCCGTTTGCTGGTGGCATCCGCATTAGAAGTAATGCGGTACTTTTTCCCCGAAATGAAAGAGCTGGAAAGAATTGAGACAGTTCACAATTATGCGAGTCTTGAGAGGCATTATGGAGAAAAGGTGCTTGTCCATCGAAAAGGAGCGGTGCTGGCAAAAGGTAAAGTGATAATTCCCGGTTCCATGGGGAGTCCCACCTACATAGCCAAAGGCCTGTGCAATCCTGAAAGTTTTTGTTCTTGCTCTCACGGTGCGGGAAGGGTGCTGGGCAGGCATGAAGCGAAAAGAAAGCTCAATTTTGCCGAAGTGAAGAAAGATCTGGATGAGAGAAATGTCGTTCTTATGACTCCGGATAAAGGTGCTGTAATAGAAGAAGCCAGAGTAGCTTACAAAGA is a genomic window containing:
- the ltrA gene encoding group II intron reverse transcriptase/maturase — encoded protein: MRKYYSLIDKVYLEANLVKAYHKVRKNNGAPGIDGVTVQEYGENLLERIKKLSEKLRKGEYRPSPVKRVEIPKGNGKTRMLGIPTVEDRIVQQSLKEIMEPIFEEGFHPSSYGYRKGRNPHQAVEKAYAFACKYKMKYVVQLDLSQCFDTLDHEKMIDAVAERISDGKILRLIRSFLKSGVITDQYQPSEMGSPQGGVISPLLSNIYLNKFDQKMMARGIRIVRYADDILIFAKSYKSAEKYLRIAIRILEKELKLKVNKEKTRITTIDDGIEFLGFTIQKGKIRIQEKKIKRFKAKAKTLTRRNQCTPIGEIIKRLNQLLRGFSNYYKIIDWVGVFRDLMGWIRRRLRAIILRQWKTTKKLRRVMRQKGYRGEISGIRMNKWRSSRSRLVSRLLPNKYFQKIGLYDMKLSHVPLSENPILNP
- a CDS encoding RtcB family protein; translated protein: MNFYSPKLKAKFWIPVKEIEEEAMQQIRNLSEIPDVFRWIAVMPDVHPGYGMPIGCVVALKENVIPYAVGMDIGCGVVTVKTDLTADMVMKYRQQILKLFLEKIPVGFKWRKKALASDFWKREPAGPITERERKNAEKQLGTLGGGNHFIEIQKDELGNIYLTVHSGSRNLGKQVASYYDKIAREYCKKRGIKPPPGLAWLPRNSKSGRQYLAEMEFCMAFASENRRLLVASALEVMRYFFPEMKELERIETVHNYASLERHYGEKVLVHRKGAVLAKGKVIIPGSMGSPTYIAKGLCNPESFCSCSHGAGRVLGRHEAKRKLNFAEVKKDLDERNVVLMTPDKGAVIEEARVAYKDIDKVMDYQKDLVERLVKLTPLAVIKG
- a CDS encoding MFS transporter, whose translation is MKLDYKKTFILGLGFFAISLTWPLYNYYIPLFLKTYIKSQFWINSIMTLDNILAITLIPVFGSLSDRTNTRFGRRMPYLLIGIPISAILFALLPQYSSFTSLMIILISFNLAMAIYRAPTVALMPDITPRPLRSKANGIINFMGGLASVLVLSVGAVLYDINKNLPFIATAILMFLALAMLYIFIKEPKNITVTTNEEQKIGLISSIKEIFVSKDKTALYILLAIFFWFVGYQGVEATFSNYSVHFLKIKESTGSIILSSFAAAFLVFAIPSGFIATKFGKKRTILVGVAGLFIVFGLLAIVRTTTSVFGMPYNVVMMLLFAIGGFFWACININSYPMVVETTTEEKVGTYTGIYYFFSSLAAILGPLIFGFFVDFLGFGSMFITAAVSFAIAFIFVFMIKSDTKTNRS
- a CDS encoding LacI family DNA-binding transcriptional regulator, with amino-acid sequence MVKTVQPTIEMVAKAAGVSKMTVSRAINHPEKVNPETLNLIMETMKKLNYRPRFVARVLAGGKSRTIGFLVKSNEDFIISPFYGECIRAAVEWLKTQNYRSVIFNLLDSQGKSLFVDYMNSGLLDGLIVFEGIYERELLETLKINSIPSILVGENLMKEYDFVTVSSDNYGGANKAVEHLIKTGCSRIVYVTGMGEKPSYLHRKKAYIDTLKKYKISYCKIVETPVSINGGKKAVEKLLKEGEDFDGLFCFSDLIAIGALRALYENRVKVPSEVKVVGFDNIRLSRDFVPSLTTVAQNMHLMGELASNMLLRILSGKKAKQKNILLSTELIVRESA
- a CDS encoding IS256 family transposase — translated: MGNFDKEAMKRLVRERKLKTTEDAENLVKELFGDIIKEMLETELEEELGYSKHDYRNKETDNSRNGYSKKTVNTSYGKIELSIPRDRKGEFEPIVVKKHQRSIASIEDQILSMYARGMTYRDIQAHLKDIYGSELSTESISRITDKIIPIVSEWRNRPLEEVYTIIYMDAIFFKVSENNQIRNKALYIAFGINLEGMKDVLGMWIAQSEGSKYWLGVLNELKNRGVKGVMFFSIDGLKGMEEAIEAVYPQAKIQRCVVHQIRYSMKFVSWKDKKKFAADLKSVYTADTREAAWNALMAFEEKWGEKYPFSIKSWKDNWESLTTYFEYPKEIRKLIYTTNPIESLNSQLRKVTKNRGVFPNDMALMKLAYLAINNITRKWTVRINEWDKILATLMIEFDWVKSYV